In Paenibacillus durus, the DNA window GGCACGACCAGACATTGGTACATATAATAGCCCGGGCTCTGATAGCCGGTTAGATAAAAAATATTTTCAGGGGTGTGAATCAGCATGCCGCTGAGCCCCTTGAGTTCAAGCTCGCGTTGTACATTTTGAAGGCGGGAATCGAATTCATCCCTGGAAAATACCAATGATATGGCGCTCAATATCGTCTACCCCTTTCCCTGAACTCATCGTTGTCAAGCCTGATAGCCGTAAGTATCCATTCTCAAATCTCTTAAATAGGGTGTGAGCTTCGAGCATTCGTCCGCTTCATCCAGATTGATCTCCAGCACCTGCATGTCCTCTTCATTCAAATGGCCGCTGACGATGAGCTCGCCCTTCGGATTCGCCAGCTTGTTGTTGCCGAACAACCGCAGATCGCCGCCCACGCCATTGATGCCTGCCACAAAGCAGGTATTTTCAAGCGCTCTTGCCGGATAATAAATGTCCCATCTGTGCTTGTCTTCAATCGAAAAAGCGGATGGAGTCACGATCAGCTTCGCCCCTTGCAGAGCAAGGGTACGCGCAGCCTCCGGGAACCCCGCATCGTAACAAATCAGGACTCCGAGCTTGCCGAAATCAAGCTCATACGGTGAACAAACGTCACCGGGTTCAAAATATTTTCGCTCGTCCTCCCAGAGATGAACCTTGCTGTACGTACCCGCGACGGCTCCGGTTCGGTCAATAATCACGGCGCCGTTGGCGGTCCCTCCTTCGTCCAGCTTCAGTGCCATCCCAAGCACGATGTTAATGTTATGCGCTCGGGCGGCTTCCCGGAATGCCTGAACCGTCGGACCGCCGGTATCCTCGGCCAGCTCATGATAGCGGTCGCCGATCACGTCGGTATTGTATCCGGTGATGCACAGCTCCGGGAACACGATCAGATCGGCGCCCTGCCGAGAGGCCTGTTCAACGAACTCCAGACCTCTCCTGACATTCGCGGCAACATCCATCAGTGCGCTTTCGAACTGCACCAGCGCCAGTTTAACGGTTGCCAAGCCTCTCCCCCCTTTAAAGCCTGAATTCCTCATTTCAAACAGCTGATACACAGACTTTGTCCCGTCAGTACTGGGTAATCTGGTTAAGGAACTGCGCCAGGCGGGGATGCTTGCCGGCTTCTTCCATCTGCGATGAAGGCAGGTCTTCGACAACCTTTCCCTGGTCCATAAAAATAATGCGGTCGCCTACCCGGCGCGCGAATTCCATCTCATGCGTAACGATGACGACGGTCATGCCGTCTCTGGCGAGATCCGAGATCACGTCCAGAACCTCGGCCGTCATCTCGGGATCAAGCGCTGAGGTCGGCTCGTCGAACAGCATCAGCTTCGGATTCATGGCAAGCGCCCGCGCAATCGCGATGCGCTGCTGCTGCCCCCCAGACAGCTGTTCGGGATAATGCTCGGCCCGGTCTTTCAGACGTACCCGTTCCAGCAATTGAACTGCGCGCGCCCGGACCTCATGCTCTTTTTCCCTGCGCACTACTTTCGGAGCCAGCATAATATTCTGGATCGCGTTCAGGTGCTGGAACAGATCGAACGATTGAAAAACCATGCCGATCTCCGCCCGCACATGCCGCGATACCCCCACATCCTGTCCATTGTACAGAATCTGTCCGCCGTCGATGGGTTCAAGCCCCGCCATGCATCTCAGCAGCGTTGACTTGCCCGAACCGGAAGGTCCGATAATAACCACACGTTCACCCTCGCGGATATCAAGAGAGACCTCTTTTAGGATCGGATCACCATGGTATTGCTTGGACACCTGCTCGATTTGCAGCACAATGTTCGACCTCCTTTCCGTTTTTCAAGCTATAAGATTGACTTCCCTCGCTTCATCAGCGAGAACAGCCGGGGCTTGCGGGTTCGCGAACGGGTAATATCCATCCGCCGCTCCAGGTATGTCTGCACGAGCGTGAACAGCGCCGTAAAGGCAAGGTAGTAAATGACGGCCGCAATCAGCGTATCGACATAATCGAAGTTGGCGCTGGCGGTCTGCTGAGCGGTCAGCAGCAGATCGGTATAGCCTACGACCGAGGCCATCGCCGAGGTCTTCAGCATGCCGATGAACTGGTTGGCTGTCGGCGGGACGATGACGCGAAACGCCTGGGGAAGAACGACGTATCTCATCCGCTGCCAGCTGTTCATTCCGAGGGCGTTAGCCGCCCGGTGCTGCCCTTTGCCGACCGATGCGAGACCGGAACGCACGATTTCCGCCATATAAGCTGCCTCATTAAGCGCGAGTGCGACGAATGCCGACTGGAACCCGGTCAGCCTGATCCCGAACTGGGGCAGCGCGGTGTACACAAAGATCAGCTGCACCAACACGGGAATCCCGCGAAAAATCCATATATACGAAGCCGCCAAGCCCTGCAGAAGCTTCCACCTTGACATTTTGGCAAGGGCAATGATGAATCCAAGAAGGACGGCGACAATCTGCGACACCAGCGTGAGCTTCATTGTATTTACGGCTCCATCCAGAAAAGCACGGGAACCCAGATACGCCCAAACGCCTTCCAATAATTCCATTCTTAAACCTCCTTTTTACAGCTTCCGTCAGATTCGCGGGGTAAAAAGCGTTCACGCGAATCTGACGGCTATGATTATCTTAGGTGACGGATATCACTTGAAGTAGCTCATTTCAGCAGGCAGATGATATTTTTCCATCAATTGTGTATAGGTTCCGTTCTCAACGACTTTCTTCAGCGCTGCTTCGATGGCTGTCTTCGTTTCCGTGTCGCCCTTGCGAACAGCGATTCCGATCTTCGTATCCGCACCGAAGGAGCCGGCGATTTCGAATACGCCCGGTTTCTCCTCTTGCAGGTAAGCCGCTCCGGGAGAAGAGTGAAGGAATGCGTCGGCACGGCCCTGCTCGGTTGCAAGGACGGCGTCATTGGCAGTCGGTAGCGCCAAAATTTTAATTTCTTTCTTTCCGGCTTGCTTCAGTTTTTCGTTATGTTCACGGACGTTGATTTCCTCGACAGCTCCGCGTGTGACGGCAACCGTCAGATCGGACAGATCATCCAAGCTTTTGATCCCCTTCGGATTGCCGCTCTTCACGACGATCGAATCGGCCAGACCCATATAAGGGATGAAGTCTACTTGCTCTTCCCGCTCGGGCTTGATATACATGGCGGAATTGATGATATCGATCCGTTTGCCCTGCAGGGCCGGAATCAGGCCGTCGAAGTTCATGGACTGGATCTTGACCTCTACGCCCATCTCCTTCGCAATCGCTTGTCCCAGTTCAATATCGAAGCCGGTGAATTCATTGTTCACCATGTATTCGAAAGGAGGAAACGTTGCGGCCGTGCCATAGGTCAGGAACCCTTTTTCAACCAAAAAAGATGGAGCGGCTGCGGCTGCCGTCTCTTGCGGCTTGCTGCTTTCGGCCGGTGCAGAGGCCTGCCCTCCGTTTGCACTGTTTGTTCCGGAGCATGCGCTCAACACCGCAACCACCAATACCAACATCGCACAGACAAGCATCTTGGTGTTCTTCATCATCACGTTAATCTCTCCTCATCAGTTCTGGTTGTTTTGCATTACACTCAGTACAACTTGCTGGGTCTTCCGATTGTGTTCGACTAGATAACGGCTGGCTTCCTCCGCCTGCTTGAGGGTCATGAGCTCCACCAGCCGGCGATGCTCGTTAAGAGAACCGTCAACCATTCCGGGCTGGATTAAAAGAATGCGGCGATATCGTTCGCTCTGCTCCCATAACCGTTCAATGATCGACAACAGCACAGGACGCTGTGCAAGACTGTAAATGAACATATGAAACTCGCGGTTGGCGGCCAGAATGGCTTCGGTGTCGAGGCTGTGGTGATTGGCCAGTTCCTCCTGCTTCTGAATCATGCCGTTAAGGACGGCAGCATCCTCCGGCGTTAGCAGCTCTGTCGCAAGCTGTACGGCCAAGCCTTCCAGATTACAACGGACCAGATAAATATCTTCGAGATGCTCCGCCGACAATGGGGTGACCGTTACGCCCCTGTGTGAATGCAGCAGAACCAGATCCTGGGCTGCCAGCTTGTCCAGCGCGCTGCGGACGGGCATTTTGCTTACCCCGAGACGGGCAGCGACAGCATCTTGGTCGATTTTCTCGCCAGGAGCCAATTCGCCGGATAACACCCACTGCTTGAGAACGGAGTACACATGCTCCGACGCGGTAACAAAGGTTGGGATTCTACTCAATCATTCAGCATCTCCTTTCTAAAATTTCAAGATCGGATATTTGATCAAATATCAACGATCAATGATTACCTGTGATATAGGTCACATTGTAAGGGGCAATTCGACAAACTGTCAATAAAAATATCTCAAATTGTAAATATTCCTGTCACAAGGTCGAAATAACTGACATGAAGTCGAAAATATAGATATTTTGTCGATATTTTAGTTGCAAAATAAGATTTTATGTGACTATAATTACTGTGATATTTGATCAAATATCAATTTCTCATCCATTTTTTGCATCAAAACCTTTAATTGCGTTAGATTTCATAACATCATTTTCTTCTCTGCCGAATGAAAAAACGAGGTGTAGGTATGCTTATTTCACAAATTGATGTGTTCAGATGTGACCTCCCGCTCTCTCCCCCATTCACTCATTCTTCTTCCGGAACCGTCACTCATCTAAAAGAAATCTATCTGCGCATTACAGCCGATTCCGGCGTTACCGGCTGGAGCGAAGTGCGCGGAAACTGCGAATATGTTACCGGCGATACGCCCGAACGGGTGGCGGCGGTTCTTACGCATACACTGGGCCCCGCACTGCTCGGAAAGCCCGTGATGAACAGAAATAGGATCAACGCCCAGCTCGATAAGCTGATTAACGGCAACAGCGCGGCCCGCGCCGCGGTAGATATTGCCCTGCTCGATCTCATGGGCAAGCAGTTGAAAGTGTCCGTCGCCGATCTGCTGGGGGGACGGCTGCGGGATTCCATCCCGAGCGATGCCACGATCGCCTTCGGCACACCGGATGAAGCTGAGGAGGAAGCGGTCCGGTATTTGCAGGACGGCTTTCGGACCATTAAGGTGAGAGTCGGCCCGGACCGGGCCGCTGATCTTGAACGGGTGCGGCGGGCCAGAGCCGTCATCGACTCACTCGGGCTTGGCGGAGAAGTTCTTCTGTGTGTCGATGCCAATCAGGGGTGGACGCCCAAGCAAGCGTCCCTCCGCTTGAGGGAACTCGAAGCGCTTGGTGTGGAATGGGTAGAGCAGCCCGTGCCTGCTGACGACTTCTCCGGTCTGAAACAGGTCCGGCAGCAGACACGGGCCGCCGTTGTGGCCGATGAGAGCTGCCGCACCTGCGCGGATGTCGCCCGGATTGCCGCCGAGGGCGCGGCCGATATTGTTCACTTGAAGCTCGTCAAGGCGGGGTCTGTCGCCAATCTGCTGCGGATGATGGCGGTCGCCGAATCCTTCGGCATCCCGTATATGCTCGGGCAGATGGACGAGGGTCGGCTCGCTACCGCCGCTCTGCTGCAAATCGCGGCGGCTTCGCGCGCCAGCCACTTTGAAGTATGGGGATTCCAGCGGGTCCGTCCCGAAGACGATCCCGCCGGCGCGCTTACGGTGTCGAACGGAGCTGTATCGGTTCCCGAAGGCTTCGGACTGGGCGTCACCGTCGATGAATCCCGTTTGACCAATATCGCCAGCCTGTCCGCTGGCGCAACGTAGGCCGCCTCTAGGATTTCCAATATATTATAGAAGCAAAACAGCAAGCCTCCGTTTGATTGGAGGCTTGCTGTTTGTATTTTCCGACCCCTGGCACCTTGATTATTGAATCTTCAAAACGATCTTTCCAATGGTATTCTTCTTCTCCAAAAGGAGATGTGTCTCCGCTACCTGTTCCAATGGATAAACGCCTGACACCTCGGAGTGAAGCTCACCGCGCGCCAGCATGCCTAGCGCTTCCTTCGCCGCTGCTCCTACCTTGTCCGGAGCGGTCTCAGCGTACCCGCCGAGCGAAAACCCGGCAATCGCTTGATTGTTGATCCATAAACCGTTCGTTGATTGAAGCATGTCCGGTTCACCGCTCGCATTCCCCACAACGACCAATTGTCCGAGAGGGCTAAGTACTTGGAGACTGCGGGAGCGTGCTTCTCCTCCCACCGGATCGAAGACGGCATCAACGCCTGCTCCCCCTGTCGCGTGAAGAACACGTTCAACAAATTCATCCCGGAGAAAGAGCTCATCATAACCAAGAGATTCGGCAAGCTTCAATTTCCCGGTACTGCCGACCGTACCCATCACATGCTTTGCTCCCAGCCGCTTTGCTACTTGACTAAGAAAGCTTCCAAGCCCTCCGGCAGCAGCGTGAATGAGCACGGTACTCCCCGCCTGCATCCGGTTCACGTCTTTTATCGCCATGTAGGCGGTCGTTAAATTGACGATGGATGCGGCTGCTGTTGCCAGGTCAAGCTCCGAACCGAGCGTATCCAGCGGTACGGTCAGCGAAGCTCTTACACTCGCCATTGCCGCGTAGCCCCCAAGATTCAGCAGCGTCATCGATGCAACGGGCTGACCGACATAAAAGCCTTCTACTCCTTCCCCAATCGCTCGAACATATCCGGACACTTCGAGTCCAGGTACAAGCGGCATTGAGAATGAAGAACCGAATTCGCCCCGGCGCAACAATATGTCCGCGTATCCAACGCCTGCATAAGCCACGTCAATCGTGAGATTCCCGGGAGCTGGACTGAGATCGGGCAATTCCATGAGCCGTAATTTTTCTGCACCGCCAAATCCGTCTATAACCATCGCTTTCATTACCTATTGCCTCCTTCAAATCTACCGGTTGAAACTATCTTAATTCGCGCAGAAGAAGGCAGACAGTGTTTAATTATACGGGTATACAATTTGATAGGATAACGAAAAAGAACGCTGCTGCAAGAACGGTTTGGCGCCCAGTTAAAGGATGGATTGCCCGGTAAATTCCAACATATGCTGTTCGGTCAATGTACCCTCTTCGGGAGTGTAGACACAGAGGTGGATATCGGAATTGCCGTTTATATGACTGAAAGAATTCAGTGTAAAGGTTAGCGGTCCAGCCTCGGGATGGTTTAATTCAAATCGGACGGCCTTTTTATCCTGCACATCATGCAGCTGCCAGAACTCTGCGAATAATGGGCTGTCGTTACATAGTCCTTGAACGAATTCCTCGAGCACAGGATCATCCGGATGCTGGTCGTAATAAGAACGGAGGATCGCTAAGCCGTACCTGGCGAACTCGTCCCAGTTGGCTATGTTCTGGCGCAAAGAAGAATCGGTGAATACAAGACGTGTCATATTGCATTCTTCCTTGGGAAGCGAATCGAAATCCGTTAAAAATATAGAAGCCATACGGTTCCAAACCAATACATCTGTCCGGAATGTGGCGATAATGGCAGGATAACGAATCTGTTCGACAATCTGCCGCAGCCCCGTGTCTATTCCATTCATTGGTGATGCGCTGGGGTCGGTCATCCGATCATAATTTGCCAGCCGCTTAAGGTGCAGGTGCTCTTCCGGCGATAGCAGTAGTGCTCTTCCTATTCTTTCGATAACATCTTTAGATACACGAACTTCCCGGCCCTGCTCCAACCACGTATACCAGGTCGTGCTCACTTCAGCTAACTCGGCAACTTCTTCCCGGCGAAGACCTGGAGTTCTTCTGCGGCCATACTTCCCGCTGATACCAACCATGGCAGGCTGTATCCGCTCCCGGCGCGATCTCAGAAACTGGCCTAGCGCTTTAAGCTTCCGTACTTCCATTGACACGGCACATCCCCCCCATTTTAAGTTATTCCAATACTGCAACCGTTCCTAATCTTAGGATAACACAACCCTATTTCCCACCGAAAAAATCCAACCCTCTTTATCACACGCTCTTATTTAAGGGGAAAATTATGCATCTATCTGAAGTCACGGGCGTATTCAATGGTATACCTTTAATGAAATCATAGCCCTAAATACTGGAAGTAAGTTATCATAAATAAAGGAGGTGCGTCTTTTGAACAGCTCAAGATTGATGAAGCTGCTGGGGCTTATTGCCGGAGTTGCAGTCTTGGATATTGTAATTTTATCACCAGGTTTATTAGGAGTGGAAATCGGAGGTGGAAGTCCTCTTGAGACAGCCTCAGGAGTAACCTTACTGGTTATTAGTTTCCTTGTGCTGCTGTACGGGAGTTATGCTCTACTTTTTAAACCTCCTGTTCTGGCGCCTGTAAAAAACATGAAATCGCATGAGGACTATATAGCAGCGCTTAACCATTACAGAAATGCAAAGGGGTTAAAGAAGGATATTGCTCTCGCCCTGGATCAGTTGGATCGAATAGAGAAGAAGAAAACCACCTTGTCAGATGTCCTTGGTCAAAGATTTGATCAAGCAGAACTAAGCTACAAGAAGTTCCATTCTGTCATTGATGCGGTCGAACAACTTTTTTACCTGAATATCAGGGGTATCCTGAATAAGCTTAGTGTATTCGATGCTTCAGAGTTCTCCACTTTCACTAGTGAGAAAAAACTCACGCAGTTTTCCAATAAATTGGTCCAAGAAAAAACAGCTCTAAACAATGAGTACTTAGCCTCCGTAACGGGATATCTTGGCGCCAATGAAGAAATCCTGCTGAAGTTAGACAAGCTGCTGCTGGAGATCTCTCAATTGGACAGCACAGATTATCAAAATATTGAGGATATGCCCTGCATGAAGGAAATGGATGCATTGATCAAGCAGACCAAGTTCTATAAGCAATGAAAGGGAGATGAGCATGGCTAGAAAAGGTAAAGCGTTCATGGTGTTAGGGGTTATCGCAGTGGCCGTTTTTGTTCTTGTGTATTTTGGGATCAGTTTAACATCCAATTTAGGCAAAACCGAGACACAGGTAACTGCAGAAGGCGCAGCCAAGCAACTGGATAAACTGTACAAAAGCATTTCTTTAACTGCCGCAGAGCCAATAAAGGGTCAGATCGATCTTGATCCTGCGACTGTCGGCGATTCATTGCCCGATATCTCCAAGTTCCCTATTTCGGTGGCCAACACAACGGACAGTTTCGTAGAGATTTTCTCTTCCACAGAGAAATCAGGGACTGGTGTTGACGGGTGGTTGAATGAAGTAGCGACAGATTTCAATAAGTCCAATATTGTGGTGAATGGGAAGCCTGTTTCTGTCAAAATCCGTAATATTGCTTCGGGAACAGCCGCAGATTACATAAAGTCGGGCAAGTATGTGCCGGATGCCTTCACTCCTTCCAATGAGCTCTGGGGAGAAATGGTTAAAGCGCAAGGTATCCAAACTCAGCTTATATCTAAGCGTCTTGTCGGCAATGTAGCTGGTATTGTATCAACCAAGAAAAAATATGATGAGCTGGTGGATAAGTACGGTTCTTTAAACGTCAAGACGGTTACAGACGCTATAGCGGATAACGAGTTGGCTTTGGGGTACACCGATCCTTTCGCCAGTTCTACGGGTTTAAACTTTCTGGTGACTACCCTTCAGACTTTTGACAGCTCTGATTTGCTTGGAGAAAAAGCGGTTCAGGGGTTTGAGCGATTCCAGGCCAATGTCCCTTTTATCGCATCCACAACTTTACAAATGCGTGATGCGGCTAAGACGGGGATGCTTGATGCTTTTGTCCTGGAGTACCAAACCTATGTCAATGCGCCGGATCTGAAGAGCGGCTATGTATTCACTCCTTTTGGGGTAAGGCATGACAGTCCGCTGTACGCTTTGGGGAATTTGCCTCAAGATAAACTGGATATGATTAAGAAGTTTGCGGAGTTCGCGAAGCAGGATAAGTATCAGAAATTAGCTGAGGACAAAGGATTCAATGGTCTTAAGGATTACCATTCAGAGCTTGATGCGGTTGACGGTACTCTCCTATCCTCTGCTCAAAAGTTGTGGAAGGAAAAGAAGAACGGGAATAAACCGATTGCGGCGGTATTTGTAGCCGATGTGTCCGGGAGTATGGATGGCGAACCGCTAAACCGGTTGAAAGAGTCGTTATTAAGAGGTCAAAAGTACCTCGGCAGAGACAACAGCATTGGTTTTGTTTCTTACTCCAGTGAAGTTTCAATCAACCTTCCGATTGCGAAGTACGACGCGAATCAGCAGTCTATGTTTGTTGGAGCAGTCAACAGCCTTCAGGCCGGCGGCGGCACAGCTACTTTTGACGGTATTGTGGTGGCAATGAAAATGCTTCGGGATGAGCTGGCGGCTAACCCTGATGTTAAACCTGTGATCTTTGTCTTAAGCGACGGGGAAACGAATGAAGGGCATTCGCTCGATGATATCCGGGGGTTAATTGAGACCTTCAAGATTCCGGTATACACGATAGGCTACAATGCGAATATCAAGGCGCTTCAAAGCATTTCAAGTATTAATGAGGCGGCCAGCATCAACGCGGATACAGACGATGTTGTGTATAAGATCGGTAATTTGCTCAACGTTCAAATGTAAAATCTATTCTAGGAGGGGTTACCATGTCATTTTCAATGGAAGTCATCAATCCGGAGAAGATTAAGTCGGCTATTGAGGAGCAGGTTAAGCCTGTGCCCGAGGAAGTAGCCCAGCTAAAGGAGCTGGCGGTAAACAATGTCTCCACGATCCTTGAACTGGATATTGATTCACTGGAGAAGCGGAAAGAGATCCTGCAATCCATTGATAATTTCGGCATAAATACGATGCGGTCATCGTCGGAGAAAAATTCTCTTTTGCAGGTGTCTGTGGGGAACCTATCCAGAACGGGCGATGAAGGCGGTCAAGTCGCCAAGGGGTTAACCGAGCTGCAGCTCCAGTTGAAGGATTTAGACCCGAGTGTTGTGGATTTTGCCAAAAGCGGATTTCTGGGCAAGTTCTTTAACCCATTGCGCAGCTACTTTGCCAAGTATCAAAAGGCGGATGCTGTCATTTCGGACATTATTACTTCTTTGGATAAGGGCAAGTCTGTATTAAAGAATGATAATACGACTTTGGAGTTTGAACAGCAGGCGCTTCGGGAGCTCACTAAAAAGCTGCAAAAGGAAATCCAGCTTGGCATGTTGATGGATGAAGAAATTGAGTCTCAGATTGAAGCGGCAAAATCACGTAATGAGTCGGAAGATAAAATCCGGTTCATTAAAGAAGAAGTGCTGTTTCCGCTGCGTCAGCGCGTGATGGACCTGCAGCAAATGCAGGTGGTTAATCAACAGGGGATCATGGCGATCGAAGTGGTAATCCGAAATAATAAAGAGCTGATTCGCGGGGTGGACAGAGCCCGAAATGTCACGATCTCCGCCCTAAAAATCTCGGTTACCGTAGCCAGCGCGCTTTACAATCAAAGAATTGTCTTGAAAAAGATTGAGCTTCTTAACCAAACCACTAACGATCTGATAAGCGGCACCTCCAAAATGCTGAAAGATCAAGGCGCGGCGATCCATAAGCAGTCTCTGGAAACGAGTATTTCGGTAGACACTTTAAAGCAGGCTTTCACCGACGTGCTGTCCGCTCTAGATTCTATCAGCACTTACAAGCAGGAGGCCCTTCCCAAAATGCGTGAAACCATCAATCAGTTCAGAGAGCTGGCGGATACCGGAGAACAGCAGATACAGCGTCTGGAGAAAGGGCAGAAGCTGGGTCTGTAGCCGGTGAACGAATGAGCAAGAGTGTGTAGAATTTACGCACTCTTGCTTTGTTCTTTAATCGACTCTTTTAACAAATATTTTGACCATAACACACAGAAGCGCCAAATGAAATATAAGCCCAACGCCAAAATCCGCAATAGCAGTATAAGGTCTGCCTTGTTCTATAGCAAAAAACGCTTCAGCCGGCCAATACGTAGGAATCCATGCTCCCAGAAGCTGCCATGCACCTGGTACAAAATAAGCTGCCGCAGGCCCTGCTATAAGTAATCCGCCTATCTTGGCTAAAGCCAATCCCTCCACCTTATTGGCAGCAAAGGCTGCAAGGAACAAGGTGTAGCAAGGTGCTTCAATGGCTAATAACAGGAGTATGAAGATTATTCCCGAATGAATTTCAGATCGTCCCGAGAAGATTAAATAGGAGGATGAAAGCAAGATACAGAGCATGGATGGCAGAATTAATCTGTATAGCATGTAGCCTCTGCGCATCAGCGGCGTAATCGCATAATAGGAAATGATATTTTCATCGCGTTCATCAAGCATTAGCAGCCCGGTCATCATGCCTGTAAGCATTGGGACAGTCATAACCAGGAAAACTGCGGTAAAGCTGCTGTAGTTATATATATCCAACGAATAGCTGCTCATAAGCCAAACTGCGACAATCGGGAATATATATCGCGAAATAACAAGAAGAGCCATAGGAGCTAAGAATCCTGTCATCAGCACCGGGTCCAGACCGGCATGGCGAATATCATGGATAAGAAGCGACCGATATTTATTCATTTCCCCGTCCCTCCCCTGCCATCAGAACATGGTGTTCACAGGACCGCTTTGCCCATACATAGATTACTGCATTCCAAATTAGCAATATCCATAAGGAATACAAATAATCGGTTGTCGATATAGCTGAAAATGCCCCATTCAGCAATCTCAATGTCCCTTCGGTCGGCAGCACCAGAAAGAGCTTGGAATTCCATATATTCAAATAACCAAGCAGCGGAAGCACAAACGGCAGCGCATACGCCTGAGAAAGTAGAATAAAGCTGTTAATGCTATGACAGCGAGCCACAACTCCAATTGACAGAAGCGTCATAAAGCTTGATGTTAAGATGATTCCAACCGAGAAAGCCAACGGAGATTCCGGAATTCCGCTTGCGGCTGCATGTATACCCCAAGCTGCCAACAAAGACAACACGGATAATGAACCTGCTTTTGAGAGCAAATATTCCCTAACACGAATTGGAGTGACAAATAGAGGATCATGGATACCCTGATCCCTTTCCAGCAGCACAATCCCTCCCGCTAGAATAAGACCGAGTGCACTTGGGTCGCTAAACGTTAACAATACGATTACATTCTCCCGATATCCATCAGGAATAAAATGC includes these proteins:
- a CDS encoding vWA domain-containing protein codes for the protein MARKGKAFMVLGVIAVAVFVLVYFGISLTSNLGKTETQVTAEGAAKQLDKLYKSISLTAAEPIKGQIDLDPATVGDSLPDISKFPISVANTTDSFVEIFSSTEKSGTGVDGWLNEVATDFNKSNIVVNGKPVSVKIRNIASGTAADYIKSGKYVPDAFTPSNELWGEMVKAQGIQTQLISKRLVGNVAGIVSTKKKYDELVDKYGSLNVKTVTDAIADNELALGYTDPFASSTGLNFLVTTLQTFDSSDLLGEKAVQGFERFQANVPFIASTTLQMRDAAKTGMLDAFVLEYQTYVNAPDLKSGYVFTPFGVRHDSPLYALGNLPQDKLDMIKKFAEFAKQDKYQKLAEDKGFNGLKDYHSELDAVDGTLLSSAQKLWKEKKNGNKPIAAVFVADVSGSMDGEPLNRLKESLLRGQKYLGRDNSIGFVSYSSEVSINLPIAKYDANQQSMFVGAVNSLQAGGGTATFDGIVVAMKMLRDELAANPDVKPVIFVLSDGETNEGHSLDDIRGLIETFKIPVYTIGYNANIKALQSISSINEAASINADTDDVVYKIGNLLNVQM
- a CDS encoding toxic anion resistance protein — its product is MSFSMEVINPEKIKSAIEEQVKPVPEEVAQLKELAVNNVSTILELDIDSLEKRKEILQSIDNFGINTMRSSSEKNSLLQVSVGNLSRTGDEGGQVAKGLTELQLQLKDLDPSVVDFAKSGFLGKFFNPLRSYFAKYQKADAVISDIITSLDKGKSVLKNDNTTLEFEQQALRELTKKLQKEIQLGMLMDEEIESQIEAAKSRNESEDKIRFIKEEVLFPLRQRVMDLQQMQVVNQQGIMAIEVVIRNNKELIRGVDRARNVTISALKISVTVASALYNQRIVLKKIELLNQTTNDLISGTSKMLKDQGAAIHKQSLETSISVDTLKQAFTDVLSALDSISTYKQEALPKMRETINQFRELADTGEQQIQRLEKGQKLGL
- a CDS encoding fluoroquinolone export ABC transporter permease subunit, which produces MRFRAAFAFDIRFQWRHGFYWVYIVVCAFYLVLLHFIPDGYRENVIVLLTFSDPSALGLILAGGIVLLERDQGIHDPLFVTPIRVREYLLSKAGSLSVLSLLAAWGIHAAASGIPESPLAFSVGIILTSSFMTLLSIGVVARCHSINSFILLSQAYALPFVLPLLGYLNIWNSKLFLVLPTEGTLRLLNGAFSAISTTDYLYSLWILLIWNAVIYVWAKRSCEHHVLMAGEGRGNE